From the Psychrobacillus sp. FSL K6-4046 genome, one window contains:
- a CDS encoding 3-phenylpropionate MFS transporter: MKSQKWLSINFFTFFFTWGVFMPYWTGYLTNAKGLSVTSASIIMGAGMLARAFSTFALFPRATSKYSMQKVLRLLALLSFAALVLYIPFNSFYSLLTITVLFSLIYPNLLPAMESSASILMQKDKVHYGKSRSFGSVGFMVALLFIGGVTAIWDEQAILWTMLAALAIIMLTYSRPMPASLSEIPLRTTKENSVKWKELFTSKQFIIILTLTVLIQGSHASYNNYGFIYLQDIGVNSLYIGIILNVAVIFEIVFFLIADKLFSSKKVSWMFLLAGIGATIRWIGIYLFPSVWMFILTQALHSVSFGVAHYAFIQYISRTLDKRLIPAAQGIYAALSMSLSSAVLTLAGGYLYDIEPKLAFLGMAFCTVPAIILIVLSRKKFSY; the protein is encoded by the coding sequence ATGAAGTCTCAAAAATGGTTATCCATTAATTTTTTCACATTTTTCTTCACATGGGGAGTTTTTATGCCCTATTGGACCGGTTATCTAACCAATGCTAAAGGTCTGAGTGTCACCTCCGCTAGTATTATTATGGGTGCTGGAATGCTTGCAAGAGCCTTTTCCACGTTTGCCTTATTCCCACGAGCTACTAGTAAGTATAGTATGCAGAAGGTGCTTCGCTTGCTCGCGTTACTTTCCTTTGCAGCACTTGTTTTATACATACCCTTTAATTCTTTTTATTCTTTATTAACTATTACTGTTTTGTTTAGCTTAATCTATCCTAACTTATTACCTGCTATGGAGAGTAGTGCATCCATTCTCATGCAAAAGGACAAAGTTCACTATGGAAAAAGCCGTTCGTTTGGATCAGTCGGCTTCATGGTTGCCCTGTTGTTTATCGGAGGAGTAACTGCTATATGGGACGAGCAAGCAATACTCTGGACGATGTTAGCTGCACTTGCAATCATCATGCTGACCTACTCTAGACCAATGCCAGCCTCTTTGAGTGAAATACCCTTGAGAACAACAAAAGAAAACTCTGTTAAATGGAAAGAACTTTTTACTTCTAAGCAATTTATCATTATTTTAACGTTAACTGTACTTATACAGGGGTCTCACGCATCATATAATAATTATGGATTTATTTATCTTCAGGATATCGGGGTCAACAGCCTTTATATCGGAATCATTTTAAATGTTGCTGTTATATTTGAAATTGTATTCTTTCTTATTGCTGACAAGTTATTTTCAAGTAAGAAAGTATCTTGGATGTTTCTCTTAGCCGGGATTGGCGCCACCATTCGTTGGATTGGAATCTATCTATTTCCATCGGTTTGGATGTTTATCCTCACTCAGGCACTACATTCCGTTTCTTTTGGAGTTGCACATTATGCCTTTATTCAATATATATCTAGAACACTAGACAAAAGGCTCATACCTGCTGCCCAAGGAATTTATGCTGCTCTATCCATGAGTTTAAGTAGTGCCGTCCTAACACTAGCTGGTGGTTATTTATATGATATAGAACCAAAACTAGCCTTTTTAGGAATGGCATTTTGCACGGTTCCAGCTATTATACTCATTGTTCTGTCTAGAAAAAAGTTTAGCTATTAA